In Stieleria varia, one genomic interval encodes:
- a CDS encoding sulfatase: protein MIGQDDHVADAQPNIIILLADDLGYGELGCQGNQQIPTPHIDSIAEGGVRFTQAYVTAPNCSPSRAGLLTGRIPTRFGYEFNPIGARNEDPGTGLPATETTLAEMLHDRGYTTGIIGKWHLGGAADYHPFRHGFDEFFGFAHEGHYFVPPPYNDVTTMLRRKALPGGLTGRWTGKNLIYTTHMGHDEPDYDANNPIVRGGQPIVETEYLTDALTREAVSFIDRHDDKPFFLYLAYNAVHSPLQGKESDMERFAHIEDIHRRIFAAMLSRLDDSVGQVLRQLKDSGIENNTLVVFMSDNGGPTRELTSSNLPLRGEKGTMYEGGLRVPMLMRWPGMLSEGVTVDRPVSSLDLYPTAATLAGATVQQDLDGIDIFTTISDRDATVAPRELFWRQGHRAALRVGDWKIVSMNRQRSRSTWELYNLSNDIAETEDLSTEHAERRSKMIQRWETLDAEMKPALF from the coding sequence GTGATTGGGCAAGACGATCACGTCGCTGACGCTCAACCCAACATCATCATTTTGCTGGCCGATGACTTGGGCTATGGAGAGTTGGGCTGCCAAGGCAACCAGCAGATTCCGACACCACACATCGATTCGATTGCCGAGGGTGGCGTTCGCTTCACGCAAGCATATGTGACGGCACCCAACTGCAGCCCGTCTCGCGCCGGTCTGCTCACCGGGCGAATCCCCACACGATTCGGGTACGAGTTCAATCCGATCGGCGCGAGAAACGAAGACCCCGGCACGGGGCTGCCCGCAACGGAAACAACTCTCGCTGAAATGCTACACGACCGCGGATACACGACAGGTATCATCGGAAAGTGGCATCTCGGCGGCGCGGCGGATTATCACCCCTTTCGCCATGGCTTCGACGAGTTCTTCGGATTCGCACACGAAGGTCACTACTTTGTTCCGCCACCCTACAACGACGTGACCACGATGCTAAGGCGTAAAGCGTTGCCAGGTGGTCTGACCGGACGATGGACGGGAAAGAACCTGATCTACACCACGCACATGGGACACGACGAACCGGACTACGACGCGAATAATCCGATCGTCCGCGGTGGACAGCCTATTGTCGAAACCGAGTACTTGACCGATGCACTGACACGTGAAGCCGTCAGCTTCATCGATCGCCATGACGACAAGCCCTTCTTTCTCTACCTCGCCTACAACGCGGTTCACAGTCCGTTGCAAGGCAAAGAGTCCGACATGGAGCGTTTTGCGCACATCGAAGACATCCATCGCCGGATCTTTGCTGCGATGCTGAGCCGATTGGATGACAGCGTCGGTCAGGTCTTGCGTCAATTGAAGGATTCAGGAATCGAAAACAACACTCTCGTCGTATTCATGAGCGACAACGGCGGTCCGACACGTGAATTGACTTCCAGTAACCTGCCGCTGCGAGGCGAGAAGGGGACGATGTACGAAGGCGGACTTCGCGTCCCGATGCTGATGCGGTGGCCGGGAATGCTTTCCGAGGGCGTCACGGTCGATCGCCCGGTCAGCAGTCTTGATCTTTACCCCACAGCAGCAACGCTTGCTGGTGCAACCGTGCAGCAGGATCTCGATGGGATCGATATCTTTACAACGATATCGGATCGAGATGCAACCGTGGCTCCACGTGAATTATTCTGGCGACAAGGTCACCGCGCGGCGCTACGTGTTGGTGATTGGAAAATCGTCAGCATGAACCGACAACGCAGTCGATCCACTTGGGAACTGTACAACCTGTCAAACGACATCGCGGAGACCGAGGACCTGTCAACAGAACATGCGGAACGACGCAGCAAGATGATCCAGCGATGGGAGACGCTCGACGCGGAAATGAAACCGGCTCTGTTTTGA
- a CDS encoding DUF2585 family protein: protein MQTEPSLRSLAIRVTAITAVMAVILHQMGRTIWCACGQWTPWSWDIWTSHNSQHLIDPYFFSHVLHGVIFAGLLYTMRGWLSYGSRLLAAVILEAGWEILENSPMIINRYREATISLDYFGDSVANSVFDVLACLLGFLIASRLRWYWSVAFFVIVELVLLATIRDCLTLNVVMLISPIEAIKQWQSP from the coding sequence TTGCAAACCGAACCAAGCCTACGATCGCTAGCGATTCGCGTGACGGCCATCACTGCGGTGATGGCCGTCATTCTGCATCAGATGGGCCGAACCATCTGGTGCGCCTGTGGGCAATGGACTCCCTGGTCGTGGGATATCTGGACCTCGCACAACTCTCAACACCTGATCGATCCGTATTTCTTCAGTCACGTGCTGCACGGAGTAATCTTTGCCGGATTGCTGTACACGATGCGCGGCTGGCTTTCGTACGGCAGCCGTTTGTTGGCAGCGGTGATCCTGGAAGCAGGCTGGGAGATCTTGGAAAACTCTCCCATGATCATCAATCGGTATCGCGAGGCCACCATTTCGCTGGATTACTTTGGTGATTCGGTCGCCAACAGCGTGTTCGATGTCCTGGCGTGTTTGCTAGGATTTCTGATTGCATCGCGATTGAGATGGTATTGGAGCGTGGCATTTTTTGTGATCGTCGAACTGGTCTTGCTCGCGACGATCCGCGATTGTTTGACGCTCAACGTCGTGATGCTCATTTCACCCATCGAAGCGATCAAGCAATGGCAATCCCCATGA
- a CDS encoding SGNH/GDSL hydrolase family protein translates to MLKRTFVLCSALLLGWTLSLTPTLAQDKAVAPVAASATEIMVGPAKLTAGDTIVFLGDSITHQRLYTQYIEDFFMTRFPDVKLNFHNSGIGGDRAWDAVARLDRDVLAMDPSLVTILLGMNDGRYVPFDAEIFETYRTDMSTLLDGLAKSDAAVVPITPTMFDAQAARQQLQKRPRDEQMMQQYNAVLAYFGTWLRGEADRRGLRSIDMFSPLNQLTRQARQVDPAFTFIADAIHPGPDGQLIMAFAWLQDLGVQRSVSNIVVSLNPKGQRVARATGGTVSEISGDESRVEFTFAGRSLPWVVPDEAQMAAKMLNLGHKMSKEGLQVHSLPAGKYRLSIDGTEIGVFGHTSLASHIELQKYTNTPQYQQAAKVAAMNAERNNGPVKALRDHWYIVRNLNRVRRDSQANPNDEGLAKKLEEAEKKAVGFEERLVELEAAAQQSLDAIYEINQPQPHHYVIERVQ, encoded by the coding sequence ATGTTGAAACGAACATTCGTGTTGTGTTCCGCACTCTTGCTAGGATGGACACTTTCGCTCACGCCGACACTGGCGCAAGACAAGGCGGTGGCGCCGGTCGCAGCCAGTGCAACCGAGATCATGGTGGGACCTGCCAAGCTCACTGCGGGAGACACGATCGTCTTCTTGGGTGACAGCATCACGCATCAGAGATTGTACACACAATACATCGAAGACTTTTTCATGACTCGTTTCCCGGACGTGAAGTTGAACTTTCACAATTCCGGGATCGGCGGAGACCGCGCTTGGGATGCCGTCGCCAGACTCGATCGCGACGTTCTGGCCATGGATCCGTCCCTGGTCACGATCCTGTTGGGCATGAACGATGGGCGATACGTTCCTTTTGATGCCGAAATCTTTGAAACCTATCGCACCGACATGTCGACCCTGCTGGACGGCTTGGCAAAGTCTGATGCGGCCGTTGTCCCGATCACGCCGACGATGTTTGACGCCCAGGCCGCGCGACAGCAGTTGCAAAAACGTCCCCGCGACGAACAGATGATGCAACAGTACAACGCGGTGCTGGCGTATTTCGGCACCTGGTTGCGAGGCGAAGCAGACCGACGCGGACTACGCAGCATCGACATGTTCAGCCCTCTGAACCAACTGACGCGTCAAGCACGCCAGGTCGACCCCGCGTTCACTTTCATCGCAGATGCGATTCACCCGGGACCCGACGGACAATTGATCATGGCGTTTGCATGGTTACAGGATTTGGGGGTTCAGCGATCCGTTTCCAACATCGTGGTATCGCTCAATCCAAAAGGTCAACGTGTTGCTCGTGCAACCGGCGGCACTGTTTCCGAAATCTCCGGAGATGAAAGTCGTGTCGAATTCACTTTCGCCGGTCGTTCGCTACCTTGGGTCGTTCCAGACGAAGCACAAATGGCGGCCAAGATGCTGAACTTGGGTCACAAGATGAGCAAGGAAGGATTACAAGTCCATTCGCTGCCCGCCGGAAAGTACCGCTTGTCGATCGACGGAACAGAAATCGGCGTTTTTGGGCACACGTCACTGGCTAGCCATATTGAGTTGCAAAAATACACCAACACGCCCCAGTACCAACAAGCCGCAAAGGTGGCTGCGATGAATGCGGAGCGGAATAATGGCCCCGTCAAGGCGCTGCGGGACCATTGGTACATTGTGCGAAACCTCAACCGTGTTCGCCGAGATTCCCAGGCCAATCCGAACGACGAGGGTCTCGCCAAAAAGCTTGAGGAAGCAGAGAAAAAGGCTGTAGGGTTCGAAGAACGCTTGGTCGAACTGGAAGCTGCGGCTCAGCAATCGCTCGATGCGATCTATGAGATCAATCAGCCACAACCCCACCACTACGTGATCGAACGAGTGCAATAG
- a CDS encoding serine hydrolase domain-containing protein, whose translation MSHLPRILMLVLIWGAFAVKGVPQTSVATDTVEADAFAEISPLIQAAIEEGQMPGAVVGIADHDGILYLRAFGDRRVEPERVPMTVDSVFDLASITKPVATALSVMRLQQDGVIELDAPVSRYLPEFAENDKATVTVKQLLVHTGGLIPDNSLKDYRDGDETTWQRICELKLRSAPGEKFSYSDVGFIVLGKLVERVSGQRLDRYAAEHVFIPLGMSETMFLPSSELRQRAVPTEKASDGESWICGSVHDPRAAAMGGVAGHAGLFSTAGDLLRLGQSFLPGNRDRHPVLNRETIDLMSCPVEVPRGTRMLGWDHRSPYSSNRGESLSDAAFGHGGFTGTVIWIDPELDRVFVFLSSRLHPDGKGSVNGLAGQIATIIGNEAKK comes from the coding sequence GTGAGTCATTTGCCGCGAATACTGATGTTGGTCTTGATCTGGGGTGCCTTTGCAGTGAAGGGGGTGCCTCAAACGTCTGTGGCGACCGACACGGTCGAAGCGGATGCCTTTGCCGAAATCTCGCCCTTGATTCAAGCCGCGATCGAGGAAGGCCAGATGCCGGGCGCGGTGGTGGGCATCGCGGATCACGATGGCATCTTGTATTTGCGAGCGTTTGGTGATCGCCGGGTCGAGCCCGAGCGAGTCCCCATGACGGTGGATTCCGTGTTTGACTTGGCGTCGATCACCAAGCCTGTCGCGACAGCGCTCTCCGTCATGCGGTTGCAACAGGACGGAGTGATCGAGTTGGACGCGCCGGTCTCGCGTTACCTGCCCGAGTTTGCGGAAAACGACAAAGCAACCGTCACGGTCAAGCAGCTCTTGGTACACACCGGTGGCTTGATTCCCGACAACTCTTTGAAAGATTACCGGGACGGGGATGAAACGACTTGGCAGCGAATCTGCGAGTTGAAGCTGCGGTCGGCTCCTGGTGAGAAGTTTTCGTACTCCGATGTCGGATTCATCGTGCTGGGCAAATTGGTCGAGCGGGTCAGTGGACAGCGATTGGACCGGTATGCGGCGGAGCATGTTTTCATTCCGCTGGGAATGTCCGAGACGATGTTCTTGCCAAGCTCGGAGTTACGGCAACGTGCCGTGCCGACAGAGAAAGCATCCGATGGAGAAAGCTGGATATGCGGCAGCGTCCACGATCCACGCGCCGCAGCAATGGGTGGCGTCGCGGGACACGCGGGACTTTTCTCGACCGCTGGTGACTTACTCCGACTTGGTCAATCATTCTTGCCGGGCAATCGAGACAGACATCCTGTATTGAATCGCGAGACGATCGACTTAATGTCGTGTCCGGTTGAGGTTCCACGCGGGACTCGAATGCTGGGCTGGGATCACAGATCGCCATATTCCAGCAATCGAGGTGAGAGTCTTTCCGATGCCGCGTTTGGACACGGCGGATTCACCGGCACGGTGATTTGGATCGATCCCGAGTTGGACCGCGTGTTCGTGTTTCTCAGCTCACGACTGCACCCGGACGGTAAAGGCAGCGTGAATGGGCTGGCCGGACAGATCGCAACGATCATCGGGAACGAGGCGAAGAAGTGA
- a CDS encoding NIPSNAP family protein, with amino-acid sequence MSFLSQTSVSAEDSKQYYEVRTYVIGDNGDKAAVDKYLGDALVPALGRQNIGPIGVFEPSENDENKSERLIVVIPLTSADQLPAIHAALANDADYQAAAKSYLDRGPKESPYQRITSELLIGMDCMPQLTVPAGTLDNKDRVYELRLYESPNERLGNLKVDMFNSGEVPIFLDCKIQPIFIGQCVVGPQTPSLTYLTVYANEEARNQAWVDFRKHPDWKVLSKVAKYAGTVSHIDKHVLVPRPYSQM; translated from the coding sequence ATGAGTTTTCTATCTCAAACCTCGGTTTCTGCTGAAGATTCCAAGCAGTATTACGAAGTCCGCACGTACGTGATCGGCGACAACGGTGACAAAGCCGCTGTGGACAAGTACCTCGGGGACGCCCTGGTTCCGGCGCTGGGCCGGCAAAACATCGGCCCCATCGGCGTGTTTGAACCCTCTGAGAACGATGAAAACAAATCCGAACGTTTGATTGTTGTCATTCCGCTGACCAGCGCTGATCAACTGCCCGCCATCCATGCCGCCTTGGCAAACGACGCGGACTATCAAGCAGCCGCAAAGAGCTACCTGGATCGAGGTCCCAAAGAATCGCCCTACCAACGTATTACCAGCGAACTGCTGATCGGCATGGATTGCATGCCTCAGTTGACGGTGCCTGCGGGAACCCTGGACAACAAAGACCGTGTTTACGAGTTGCGACTCTATGAAAGCCCCAATGAGCGTTTGGGGAATCTGAAGGTCGACATGTTCAATTCAGGCGAAGTTCCCATTTTCCTGGACTGCAAGATCCAACCGATCTTCATCGGCCAGTGTGTCGTCGGACCTCAAACACCCAGTCTGACCTACCTGACGGTGTACGCCAACGAAGAGGCCCGCAATCAAGCGTGGGTCGATTTTCGCAAGCATCCCGATTGGAAGGTCTTAAGCAAAGTCGCCAAATACGCCGGCACCGTCAGCCACATCGACAAACACGTCCTGGTGCCCCGCCCGTACTCGCAAATGTAA
- a CDS encoding TerC family protein → MMIPDSIAPAISSVFAMLWEAAPAAEEATKKLAESGGIAEFFSIGGLLTLAMLVVLQAVLGFDNLLYISIESKRVEEDQQSRVRKLGIGLAIVFRIVLLFVVLNLIKLLQESFIDMESHAVTMHVTGHSLITIGGGAFILWTALKEIYHLLAIHNVDDPTADKKTKNSVAKAVALIVTMNLVFSFDSILSAIALTKNVYIMGTAIIISGVLMMVLADTVADFLKRNRMYEVLGLFILFIVGVMLVSEGGHLAKLEFFGYHVAPMAKSTFYFVLVVLIIVDVVQSRYQKKLLAQQEALQKGVVAEADQPAEAV, encoded by the coding sequence ATGATGATTCCCGATTCGATTGCCCCGGCAATTTCATCCGTTTTCGCGATGCTCTGGGAGGCTGCTCCAGCGGCGGAAGAGGCAACGAAGAAACTGGCAGAGTCCGGCGGGATAGCGGAGTTTTTCTCGATCGGCGGATTGCTGACCCTCGCCATGCTGGTCGTCCTGCAAGCCGTGTTGGGGTTTGACAATTTGCTGTACATCTCGATCGAAAGCAAGCGTGTCGAAGAGGATCAGCAGTCCCGAGTGCGCAAACTGGGCATCGGGCTGGCGATCGTTTTTCGAATCGTGTTGCTGTTCGTCGTCTTGAACTTGATCAAGTTGTTGCAGGAATCGTTCATCGACATGGAATCGCATGCTGTAACGATGCACGTCACGGGGCACAGTTTGATCACGATCGGCGGCGGCGCGTTCATTCTGTGGACCGCATTAAAAGAAATCTATCACTTGTTGGCTATCCACAATGTTGATGATCCGACGGCGGACAAGAAAACCAAGAACTCGGTCGCCAAAGCTGTCGCGTTGATCGTGACAATGAACTTGGTTTTCTCCTTCGACTCAATCCTCAGTGCGATCGCATTGACAAAGAATGTGTACATCATGGGGACCGCGATCATCATCAGTGGTGTCCTGATGATGGTCTTGGCCGACACCGTGGCCGATTTTTTGAAGCGAAATCGGATGTATGAGGTGCTGGGGCTGTTCATTCTGTTCATCGTTGGTGTGATGCTGGTCAGTGAAGGCGGACACTTGGCCAAGTTGGAGTTCTTTGGGTATCACGTCGCTCCGATGGCCAAAAGCACGTTCTACTTTGTGTTGGTCGTACTGATCATCGTTGATGTGGTGCAAAGTCGATATCAAAAGAAGCTACTCGCTCAGCAAGAGGCGTTGCAAAAAGGGGTTGTTGCCGAAGCAGACCAGCCAGCGGAAGCAGTTTAA
- a CDS encoding YheT family hydrolase, whose product MSDFLPSPFRSHRLIRGGHLQTLISIRSPRVSLPNTRQETVALPDGDSIVLHWDDPIQSVDRRGAMLLIHGLSGCHGSPYMIRLADRFVHSGFVTVRMDMRGCGAARELAQHLSHAGRSEDILEALTHIAKQMPGEPLHAIGVSLGGNQLLRLAGRLGGELDPRPRWLDALKRIAVVAPPMDLVRCSENMQRASRRPYNWYFIRQLFQRMPERVRQRVQQSNDMRSMLSGKRPRTLFELDDRLTAPLSGFAGANEYYQACGARSVVSDNAIETLILAAEDDPIVPVDCFRDPAIRWPESTRVLISPSGGHAGFVGRRGEFWMDNVLTRWFDAPTGYSK is encoded by the coding sequence GTGTCTGATTTTTTGCCGTCGCCGTTTCGTTCTCATCGGTTGATCCGGGGCGGTCATCTGCAGACACTGATCTCCATACGCTCTCCCCGTGTTTCGTTGCCCAACACTCGGCAGGAAACCGTGGCGTTACCCGATGGTGATTCGATCGTGTTGCACTGGGATGACCCCATCCAATCGGTCGATCGACGAGGAGCGATGCTGTTGATCCATGGTCTGTCGGGATGCCATGGTTCGCCGTACATGATTCGCTTGGCCGATCGCTTTGTCCACAGCGGATTTGTCACCGTGCGAATGGACATGCGTGGTTGTGGTGCGGCGAGAGAACTGGCGCAGCATCTGAGCCATGCAGGGCGCAGCGAAGATATCCTGGAGGCGTTGACGCACATTGCCAAGCAAATGCCCGGTGAGCCGTTGCATGCCATCGGCGTTTCTCTGGGCGGGAATCAGCTCCTGAGGTTGGCCGGTCGCTTGGGCGGCGAGCTGGATCCTCGGCCGCGGTGGTTGGATGCATTGAAACGGATCGCGGTGGTGGCGCCGCCAATGGATTTGGTTCGATGCAGCGAGAACATGCAGCGTGCATCGCGACGGCCGTACAACTGGTATTTCATTCGACAGTTGTTTCAACGGATGCCCGAGCGTGTCCGTCAGCGTGTGCAGCAGAGCAATGACATGCGGTCCATGTTGTCGGGAAAAAGACCGCGGACATTGTTTGAGCTGGACGATCGATTGACCGCGCCGTTGAGCGGATTTGCTGGAGCGAACGAGTATTATCAAGCATGCGGAGCCCGGTCCGTGGTTTCCGATAACGCGATCGAAACGTTGATCCTGGCTGCAGAAGACGACCCGATCGTGCCCGTGGACTGTTTTCGCGATCCGGCAATCCGCTGGCCAGAATCCACTCGAGTCTTGATCAGTCCGTCCGGCGGTCACGCCGGGTTCGTGGGACGCCGAGGTGAGTTTTGGATGGATAACGTTTTGACTCGATGGTTCGACGCGCCAACAGGCTATTCGAAATAA
- a CDS encoding DUF1559 domain-containing protein: protein MSRVSKYRSASGFTLIELLVVIAIIALLAALLVGAVVKARESARSSLCRANLKNVGIGFATHVIRSPGGEFCSGLFDHNREGCMDRYGWVADQINAGSAQPETLLCPSNPIRVNEKLLDAYGIGTNDNLNDLTGSLRSRWTKGMCGKVDWNGLSGTGDPDEGFASTDPVTEERRALVSRYFVEQGFNTNYATSWFLTYTAPRVAFRSSDGSIRTNGQAAQQGLRGKRETLGPLTDAYLTRSDVPSSQVALLGDAAPGDLDEAVSPIAFSYGPDDAFARDNSSRVFTPEGSLLSESALEGPTFYHRSQKIIKRIGSNGSRLEFQWECDSLKNCEPPTGSSGNNMYMQSTLGWMATHQGSGGYSLNMLFADGSVRGFTDGNGDLFLNPGFPIPDDLTESQYDTIGYRDSTPELGKGDFFSGVFLAPSTLKGYFE from the coding sequence ATGTCTCGCGTCTCAAAGTATCGGTCCGCCAGCGGATTCACGTTGATCGAGCTGCTCGTCGTCATCGCAATCATTGCCTTGCTGGCGGCTCTGCTCGTTGGCGCGGTGGTCAAGGCTCGAGAGTCGGCACGATCGTCGCTTTGCCGAGCCAATCTCAAGAACGTCGGGATCGGATTTGCAACCCACGTCATTCGCTCCCCTGGTGGAGAATTCTGCAGTGGCCTGTTCGATCACAATCGCGAAGGATGCATGGATCGCTACGGTTGGGTCGCCGACCAAATCAACGCCGGTTCCGCGCAGCCGGAAACCCTGCTGTGCCCCAGCAACCCCATCCGTGTCAACGAAAAGTTGCTGGACGCTTACGGCATTGGAACCAACGATAACCTCAACGACCTGACAGGCAGCTTGCGTTCGCGGTGGACGAAAGGAATGTGTGGAAAGGTTGATTGGAATGGTCTGTCGGGCACCGGAGATCCCGATGAAGGATTCGCATCGACAGACCCCGTAACCGAAGAACGTCGAGCGTTGGTCAGTCGGTATTTTGTGGAACAAGGATTCAATACCAACTACGCCACAAGCTGGTTCTTGACGTACACCGCGCCGCGGGTTGCCTTCCGGTCCTCTGATGGCTCCATTCGCACCAACGGTCAAGCCGCCCAGCAGGGTTTGCGAGGAAAGCGAGAGACGCTTGGACCACTGACCGACGCGTATCTGACCCGCAGCGACGTTCCCTCCAGCCAAGTCGCGCTGCTGGGAGATGCCGCACCGGGTGACCTAGATGAAGCCGTTTCACCGATCGCCTTCAGCTATGGTCCCGACGATGCCTTCGCCAGAGACAACTCATCTCGCGTCTTTACACCCGAGGGATCCCTCCTGTCGGAGTCCGCATTGGAAGGCCCGACGTTCTATCACCGGTCCCAAAAGATCATCAAACGCATCGGCTCCAACGGCTCACGGCTCGAGTTCCAATGGGAATGCGACAGCCTCAAAAATTGTGAACCGCCGACCGGCAGCTCAGGCAACAACATGTACATGCAATCCACTCTCGGTTGGATGGCGACACACCAAGGCTCGGGCGGCTACTCGCTGAACATGCTGTTCGCCGACGGATCGGTTCGCGGTTTCACCGACGGCAATGGGGACCTGTTCTTGAATCCCGGGTTCCCGATTCCGGACGATTTGACGGAGTCCCAGTACGATACCATCGGATACCGCGACAGCACGCCCGAGCTGGGTAAGGGCGACTTCTTTAGCGGAGTCTTCCTTGCGCCAAGCACATTAAAGGGTTATTTCGAATAG
- a CDS encoding ABC transporter permease, whose protein sequence is MTESVSKERSLQLRNLTVRAGNRVLLSHADVTLPAGKITVIVGGSGAGKSVLLRILAGLLPRDGDVISWTGTIRSEEHDSETGDTQIIDDPRVGIVFQQFALFDELSPTANVQFAIDHRSDRKAKPEQTAAQWLNELGVPAKTPIAGLSGGQKQRLAIARTLAADPDVLLYDEPTSGLDAASGRKVAELIRSTQSKHHRTSVVVTHDYETLIPIADNVLLLDSETRELIPVAKDDWEQIPQRMRPVALQEEVGVELSALTRLRQSISTGIDEFLTTTGGALAATWWLPVDLRPMVPRVRWATRFFAHYLRLVGGPSAWVYLVLAGLIVGFTGTYFTFRFLPFKLYTQPLLIDELLASIGFALYRILVPVLATILVAARCGAAVAADVGVKRYGGQVDAMRTLGVQPRAYLLLPIVLAFVVATPILEWMAFQAAQLISLISFTSMYPDVGPYFWDQHFFRNLVQPQAFGFQSFGYRGWEWVLLKNITCGVGTAVIGYHQGVSLKQSASDVSHSITSTVLWTTLYVLIVHFLIALLEF, encoded by the coding sequence TTGACGGAGTCTGTATCCAAAGAGCGATCGCTGCAATTGCGCAACCTTACCGTTCGCGCAGGCAATCGAGTGCTGCTCTCGCATGCCGATGTCACCTTGCCAGCCGGTAAGATCACCGTGATCGTCGGGGGCAGTGGCGCGGGCAAGTCCGTCTTGCTGCGTATCCTCGCCGGCTTGCTGCCACGCGACGGTGATGTGATTTCATGGACCGGCACGATCCGATCCGAGGAGCACGATTCCGAAACCGGCGACACCCAAATCATCGACGACCCGAGAGTCGGCATCGTCTTTCAACAGTTCGCGCTCTTTGACGAATTGTCGCCGACCGCGAATGTACAGTTCGCCATCGATCACCGCAGCGATCGCAAAGCCAAACCCGAGCAGACCGCCGCTCAATGGCTGAATGAACTTGGCGTGCCCGCCAAGACACCGATCGCAGGTTTGAGTGGTGGACAAAAACAACGACTCGCTATCGCACGAACCTTGGCCGCCGATCCCGATGTCTTGCTCTACGACGAGCCGACCTCAGGGCTGGATGCCGCCAGCGGACGCAAGGTCGCAGAGTTGATCCGCAGCACGCAATCCAAGCACCATCGTACGAGTGTTGTGGTCACTCACGACTATGAGACACTCATCCCGATCGCGGACAACGTCCTGTTATTGGATTCGGAAACGCGAGAATTGATCCCGGTCGCGAAAGACGACTGGGAGCAAATTCCCCAACGCATGCGTCCGGTCGCCTTGCAGGAAGAGGTTGGCGTGGAACTGTCCGCGTTGACGCGATTGCGGCAAAGCATTTCGACGGGAATCGATGAGTTCTTGACCACCACCGGGGGCGCGCTGGCGGCGACATGGTGGTTGCCGGTCGATCTGAGACCGATGGTCCCTCGGGTTCGCTGGGCCACGCGTTTCTTTGCGCATTATCTGCGATTGGTCGGCGGTCCGTCCGCTTGGGTCTACCTTGTGTTGGCCGGGCTGATTGTCGGATTCACGGGGACCTATTTCACGTTTCGTTTCTTGCCCTTCAAGCTCTACACGCAGCCGCTGTTGATCGATGAGTTGTTGGCATCCATTGGCTTTGCGTTGTATCGCATTCTCGTACCCGTGCTGGCGACCATTTTGGTGGCAGCCCGCTGTGGCGCCGCCGTTGCCGCCGATGTGGGAGTGAAGCGTTACGGCGGACAAGTCGACGCGATGAGGACCCTGGGAGTGCAGCCCCGCGCCTATCTGCTGCTGCCGATCGTGCTTGCGTTTGTGGTCGCCACACCGATCTTGGAGTGGATGGCGTTTCAAGCCGCGCAGTTGATCAGTTTGATCTCGTTCACCTCGATGTACCCTGATGTCGGTCCGTATTTCTGGGATCAACATTTCTTTCGCAATCTCGTACAACCCCAGGCCTTTGGGTTTCAGAGCTTTGGGTATCGGGGCTGGGAGTGGGTGTTATTGAAAAACATCACCTGCGGGGTGGGCACAGCGGTGATCGGTTATCACCAAGGCGTCTCACTCAAGCAGTCAGCCAGCGACGTCAGCCACAGCATCACATCAACGGTGCTCTGGACGACACTGTACGTCCTGATTGTCCACTTTTTGATCGCGCTGCTGGAATTCTAG